In one Kwoniella botswanensis chromosome 3, complete sequence genomic region, the following are encoded:
- a CDS encoding FK506-binding protein 1, with protein MGVTIEPISPGDGKTFPKERQMVAIHYVGTLADGTKFDSSRDRGQPFVCMIGVGQVIRGWDEGVLKLSLGQKANLICTPDYAYGEAGHPPVIPRNATLRFEVELLQIQDA; from the exons ATGGGAGTTACTATTGAA CCCATCTCACCAGGAGACGGGAAGACTTTCCCCAAAGAACGACAAATGGTCGCTATCCACT ACGTCGGTACGCTAGCTGATGGAACTAAGTTCGACTCTTCAAGAGATAGAGGTCAACCTTTCGTTTGCATGATTGGTGTTGG CCAAGTCATCagaggatgggatgaaggCGTATTGAAGCTTTCTTTAGGTCAAAAAGCCAATTTGATCTGTACACCTGATTATG CATACGGCGAAGCTGGTCATCCACCTGTCATCCCCAGAAACGCTACTCTGAGATTCGAGG TCGAACTACTCCAAATTCAAGATGCctaa
- a CDS encoding FK506-binding protein 1 encodes MFRSLLSTSTRTLRINQYRNFSSTAIKMGVTVETLSQGDGKTFPKPGDQVTIHYVGTLLDGSKFDSSRDRGSPFVCRIGQGQVIKGWDEGVPQLSVGQKAILTCTPDYAYGARGFPPVIPANSTLKFEVELLKVN; translated from the exons ATGTTCAGATCCCTTTTATCAACTTCAACTAGAACCTTACGTATAAACCAATACAGAAACTTTTCTTCTACAGCTATCAAAATGGGTGTTACCGTTGAA ACTCTCTCTCAAGGTGATGGAAAGACCTTCCCTAAGCCTGGTGACCAAGTTACCATCCACT ACGTTGGTACCCTCCTTGATGGATCCAAATTCGATTCCTCAAGAGACAGAGGATCACCTTTCGTCTGCCGAATCGGCcaagg TCAAGTCATCAAGGGTTGGGATGAAGGTGTTCCTCAACTCTCTGTCGGTCAAAAAGCCATCTTGACCTGTACCCCCGACTACG CCTACGGTGCTAGAGGTTTCCCTCCAGTCATCCCTGCCAACTCCACCCTCAAATTCGAGG TCGAACTCCTCAAAGTCAACTAA